In Flavobacterium gelatinilyticum, a genomic segment contains:
- the nosZ gene encoding Sec-dependent nitrous-oxide reductase, producing the protein MKNKFLKSIFVVTLGCAFFVSCKPKDSTDAVEGDAASKVYVAPGKYDEYYNFVSGGFSGQVSVYGLPSGRLLRVMPVFSEDPQSGYGYSEETKPMLNTSHGYVPWDDQHHMDLSQTNGEVDGRWLFANANNTPRIARIDLKTFKTAEIIELPNCGGNHSSPFITQNTEYVVGASRFSVPADNDNGDVPINTYKQNFKGHLSFVKVGQEGELDLAFQIVTPGVNFDLSHPGKKESHGWFFFSCYNTEQANTLLEVNASKNDKDFIMAVNWKKAEEYIKAGKGKKVPANYAHNTWDEKTQTAKSEIKKEVLILDASELKDICYMIPCPKSPHGCDIDPSGEFIIGSGKLAALIPVFSFTKLKEAIASKQFDGAYAGIPVIKYEAALYGEVQKPGLGPLHTEFDGKGNAYTTMFVSSEVVKWNIKDLKVLDRKATYYSPGHLMIPGGNTEKPFGKYMVVYNKITKDRFLPTGPELAQSAQLFDISGDKMKLLLDYPTIGEPHYAQGIPAEKIRNNGQLKFYDIAKNSHPFATKGEKETKVVREGNKVHIYMTCIRSHFAPDNIEGIRVGDEVYFHVTNLEQDWDVPHGFAIKGANTAEILIMPGETLTLKWVPLKKGIFPFYCTDFCSALHQEMQGYVRVSPAESNVPISYSVGTNLPKE; encoded by the coding sequence ATGAAAAACAAATTTTTAAAATCGATTTTCGTTGTTACGTTAGGCTGTGCTTTTTTTGTTTCTTGTAAACCAAAAGACTCTACAGATGCTGTTGAAGGCGATGCCGCCTCAAAAGTATACGTGGCACCGGGTAAATACGACGAGTATTACAACTTTGTATCGGGCGGTTTCAGCGGTCAGGTAAGTGTTTACGGACTTCCAAGCGGCCGACTTTTACGCGTGATGCCGGTGTTTTCTGAAGATCCGCAGAGTGGTTACGGATATAGCGAAGAAACAAAACCTATGCTGAATACTTCTCACGGTTATGTGCCTTGGGATGATCAGCATCACATGGATTTATCGCAGACAAATGGTGAAGTTGACGGACGCTGGCTTTTTGCTAATGCCAATAATACGCCTCGTATTGCACGTATCGACCTGAAAACGTTTAAAACAGCAGAGATTATCGAGCTTCCTAACTGCGGCGGTAATCACTCATCGCCATTTATTACGCAAAATACGGAGTATGTGGTAGGAGCAAGCCGTTTTAGTGTTCCTGCAGATAATGATAATGGCGATGTGCCTATTAATACCTACAAGCAAAATTTTAAAGGACATCTTAGTTTTGTAAAAGTGGGGCAGGAAGGCGAATTGGACCTTGCGTTTCAAATCGTAACGCCGGGTGTTAATTTTGACCTCAGCCATCCGGGTAAAAAAGAATCTCATGGATGGTTCTTCTTCTCCTGCTACAACACAGAGCAAGCCAATACTTTACTGGAAGTGAACGCTTCTAAAAATGATAAAGATTTTATCATGGCGGTAAACTGGAAAAAAGCTGAGGAATACATCAAAGCAGGAAAAGGAAAAAAAGTGCCTGCAAATTATGCCCACAATACCTGGGATGAAAAAACACAGACAGCAAAATCTGAGATTAAAAAAGAAGTGCTGATTCTGGATGCTTCTGAGCTTAAAGATATTTGTTACATGATTCCTTGTCCAAAATCGCCTCATGGCTGCGACATCGATCCTTCTGGTGAATTTATTATCGGAAGCGGAAAACTGGCAGCATTAATTCCGGTATTCAGTTTTACAAAATTAAAAGAAGCTATTGCCAGCAAACAATTTGACGGAGCTTATGCAGGAATTCCTGTTATTAAATACGAAGCAGCTCTTTACGGAGAAGTTCAAAAACCAGGGTTAGGACCTCTTCACACAGAGTTTGACGGAAAAGGAAATGCCTATACAACCATGTTCGTTTCGTCTGAAGTTGTAAAATGGAACATTAAAGATCTTAAAGTTTTAGACAGAAAAGCGACTTATTATTCTCCTGGACACTTAATGATTCCGGGCGGAAACACCGAAAAACCATTTGGAAAATACATGGTGGTTTACAACAAAATTACCAAAGACCGTTTCCTGCCAACAGGTCCTGAATTGGCTCAAAGTGCTCAGTTATTTGACATTAGCGGCGATAAAATGAAACTGCTTTTAGATTACCCTACTATTGGAGAACCGCACTATGCACAAGGTATTCCGGCTGAAAAAATTAGAAACAACGGACAGTTGAAATTCTATGATATTGCTAAGAACAGCCACCCTTTTGCTACCAAAGGAGAAAAAGAAACCAAAGTAGTTAGAGAAGGAAATAAAGTCCACATTTATATGACCTGTATACGTTCTCACTTTGCACCGGATAATATCGAAGGAATCCGCGTGGGCGACGAAGTATACTTTCATGTTACGAATCTTGAACAGGATTGGGATGTTCCTCACGGATTTGCCATAAAAGGTGCCAATACAGCTGAAATTTTAATCATGCCGGGAGAAACGCTTACTTTAAAATGGGTGCCTCTGAAAAAAGGAATCTTCCCATTCTATTGTACCGATTTCTGCAGCGCACTGCACCAGGAAATGCAGGGATATGTGCGAGTATCGCCTGCCGAAAGCAATGTTCCGATTAGTTACAGTGTAGGTACCAACCTGCCAAAAGAATAG
- a CDS encoding nitrous oxide reductase accessory protein NosL gives MRNKKLSTFSKAVLFLSGLLLIGSIFFPIWKIELTAPQYPEGLVLKLHAAKIAGDVDIINGLNHYIGMKTLHTEDFIEFKILPIIVIGFGIAALTIMAISSRRGLFILFFSFIVFGILSGLDFYRWNYNYGHNLDPNAAIRVPGMAYQPPVLGYKQLLNFGAYSIPDIGGWMLITVGILLVAAIFKERKSRALPSRFFSLLFVAAFLFSCSGDKAVPIKLNVDNCDFCMMGISDGRHGAEIITEKGRAYKFDDVACMAHYCKDNASMKIKAYYVHDYTKNNELIPADKAFFVSGGKIKSPMNGNIAAFTNKSEAKAFEAQSKGLETEWSEILKE, from the coding sequence ATGAGAAATAAAAAACTATCCACTTTTTCCAAAGCGGTACTTTTCTTATCAGGACTTTTATTGATAGGATCTATATTTTTTCCCATTTGGAAAATTGAACTTACAGCACCTCAATACCCCGAAGGTTTAGTATTAAAACTTCATGCTGCCAAGATTGCGGGAGATGTCGATATTATCAACGGACTCAATCACTACATCGGGATGAAAACACTTCATACCGAAGATTTTATCGAATTTAAAATACTGCCTATTATTGTTATAGGTTTCGGCATTGCAGCATTGACTATTATGGCGATTTCCAGCAGAAGAGGGCTTTTTATACTCTTTTTTTCTTTTATAGTTTTCGGAATCTTGTCGGGTCTTGATTTTTACCGATGGAATTACAATTACGGACACAATTTAGATCCCAACGCGGCAATACGGGTTCCGGGCATGGCGTATCAGCCTCCGGTTCTGGGTTACAAACAATTACTAAACTTTGGTGCTTATTCTATTCCGGATATTGGCGGCTGGATGCTTATTACGGTTGGTATTTTACTTGTTGCAGCTATTTTTAAAGAAAGAAAATCGAGAGCACTGCCAAGTCGTTTTTTCAGTCTGCTTTTTGTTGCTGCTTTTCTTTTTTCCTGTTCAGGCGATAAGGCGGTTCCAATTAAGTTAAATGTCGATAATTGCGATTTCTGCATGATGGGAATCAGCGATGGCAGACATGGTGCTGAAATTATTACAGAAAAAGGGCGTGCCTACAAATTTGATGATGTTGCCTGCATGGCGCATTACTGCAAAGATAATGCATCGATGAAAATCAAGGCGTATTATGTGCATGATTATACCAAAAACAACGAATTGATTCCGGCAGACAAGGCCTTTTTTGTATCCGGAGGAAAAATAAAAAGTCCTATGAACGGCAACATTGCGGCATTTACTAATAAAAGTGAAGCAAAAGCATTCGAAGCACAGTCGAAAGGGCTTGAAACCGAATGGTCTGAAATTCTAAAGGAGTAA
- a CDS encoding nitrous oxide reductase family maturation protein NosD, with amino-acid sequence MKLHFCLSFLLFFNCLWSQTIEVGPGKAVKTIKKAIELAKSGDTIIVNKGVYREGNIIVDKKIILQGKNLPVLDGERKHEIISIKADSVIFSGFKVINSGYASLNDPCGIKIYNKTGVVVKDNLLENNFFGIYVQKGTNCIIKNNTIKAFQKEEQRIGNGIHCWKSDNMQIIGNKISGHRDGIYFEFVSNSVIWRNVSKANIRYGLHFMFSNDDAYISNVFKNNGAGVAVMFTKNVKMFNNYFEENWGDAAYGLLLKEISDSYITGNKFIRNTSGIYMEGTSRVQLERNIFKDNGWGMKVQASCMDNVISFNNFLSNTFDISTNGSLVLNHFNNNYWDKYEGYDLNKDGIGDVPFHPLSLFAVITESNPSAMLLFRSFMITLLDKSEKILPSITPDNFVDETPEMKSLVL; translated from the coding sequence ATGAAGCTGCATTTTTGTCTTTCATTCTTGTTGTTTTTCAATTGTCTTTGGTCACAAACGATAGAAGTAGGGCCCGGCAAAGCGGTAAAAACAATTAAAAAAGCGATCGAACTGGCAAAATCCGGTGACACTATTATCGTAAATAAAGGTGTGTATCGTGAAGGCAATATTATTGTAGATAAAAAAATAATTCTGCAGGGAAAAAACCTGCCTGTCCTTGATGGTGAGAGAAAGCATGAAATCATATCTATAAAAGCCGACAGCGTAATTTTTTCCGGATTTAAGGTTATTAATTCAGGTTACGCATCCCTGAATGATCCCTGTGGAATTAAAATATATAACAAAACGGGTGTTGTGGTAAAAGACAATCTTCTGGAGAATAATTTCTTTGGAATTTATGTTCAGAAAGGCACAAACTGCATCATCAAAAACAATACAATAAAGGCGTTTCAGAAAGAAGAACAGCGTATTGGCAACGGCATTCACTGCTGGAAAAGCGACAATATGCAGATCATCGGCAATAAAATTTCGGGTCATCGTGACGGAATTTATTTTGAATTTGTTTCCAATTCGGTCATCTGGCGGAATGTTTCAAAAGCCAATATTCGTTACGGACTTCATTTTATGTTCTCAAATGATGATGCTTATATCTCAAATGTTTTCAAAAACAATGGGGCAGGAGTGGCGGTTATGTTTACCAAAAACGTAAAAATGTTCAATAATTATTTTGAAGAAAACTGGGGCGATGCGGCCTACGGTTTACTTCTCAAAGAAATATCCGACAGTTATATCACGGGAAATAAATTCATTCGAAATACTTCAGGAATTTATATGGAAGGAACCAGCCGTGTACAGCTCGAACGGAATATTTTTAAAGATAACGGCTGGGGAATGAAAGTTCAGGCGAGCTGTATGGACAATGTCATTTCGTTCAATAATTTTCTTTCTAATACTTTTGATATCAGTACCAACGGAAGTTTGGTGCTCAATCACTTCAATAATAATTATTGGGACAAATACGAAGGTTACGATCTCAATAAGGACGGCATAGGCGATGTGCCTTTTCATCCGCTGAGTCTCTTTGCGGTTATTACCGAAAGCAATCCGTCGGCAATGCTTTTGTTCCGAAGTTTTATGATTACGCTTTTGGATAAATCCGAAAAAATTCTTCCGAGTATTACCCCTGATAATTTTGTTGACGAAACCCCCGAAATGAAATCTCTTGTATTATGA
- a CDS encoding ABC transporter ATP-binding protein, whose amino-acid sequence MITLKNINKKFGRLQVLQNVSLEFKAGECIALIGPNGCGKTTLIKSVLGMVVPDSGDILLNNESILKKFEYRSNIGYMPQIGRYPDNMTISQIISMIKEIRNSKAELDEDLIQAFKLDKMSDKQMRTLSGGTTQKVSATLAFLFNPDVLILDEPTAGLDPLAAEILKEKIIKEKNKGKLILITSHLLSELDDMITQIIFMQDGKVHFHKTIHDLLESTGETKISKSIAAILKEKQHEQNN is encoded by the coding sequence ATGATTACTTTAAAAAATATAAATAAAAAATTTGGCAGACTTCAGGTTTTACAAAATGTCAGCCTTGAATTTAAAGCAGGAGAATGCATTGCTCTTATCGGCCCGAACGGCTGCGGCAAAACGACTTTGATTAAATCGGTTCTGGGAATGGTTGTTCCCGACAGCGGTGATATTTTACTGAATAACGAATCGATCTTAAAAAAGTTTGAGTACCGAAGCAACATTGGCTACATGCCTCAAATTGGGCGTTATCCGGATAACATGACCATCTCTCAGATTATATCGATGATCAAGGAAATCCGAAATTCTAAAGCAGAACTGGACGAGGATTTGATACAGGCTTTTAAACTTGATAAAATGAGCGATAAGCAGATGAGAACGCTTTCCGGAGGCACGACACAAAAGGTGAGTGCCACACTGGCTTTTCTGTTTAATCCCGATGTTTTAATTCTCGATGAGCCTACTGCCGGACTTGATCCGCTGGCGGCCGAAATTCTGAAAGAAAAAATCATCAAAGAGAAGAACAAAGGAAAACTAATCCTGATTACTTCGCATTTACTGAGTGAACTTGACGATATGATTACCCAGATCATTTTTATGCAAGACGGAAAAGTACATTTTCATAAAACGATCCATGATCTTCTGGAATCTACAGGCGAGACTAAAATTTCGAAATCTATTGCCGCAATATTAAAAGAAAAACAGCATGAACAGAATAATTAA
- a CDS encoding ABC transporter permease subunit gives MNRIIKIVLLDILKNKIVVSYALVLGLLSWGSFMLENNSAKGLLTILNVILFTVPLVSILFSTIYIYNSSEFIELLLSQPLKRKKIWISLFAGLSIALVLAFFAGAGIPLLINAPDTAGFMMLLSGCLITVVFVSLAFLSCILTRDKAKGIGMAIMFWLYFAILFDALVLFLLFQFAEYPIEEAMVAVTALSPIDLARIQILLHLDQSAMMGYTGAIFKDFFGTAAGLLISFLLLVLWIVVPFAVSVRKFDKKDL, from the coding sequence ATGAACAGAATAATTAAAATTGTCTTACTCGACATCCTTAAAAACAAAATTGTAGTAAGTTATGCTTTAGTTTTGGGCCTTCTTTCCTGGGGATCTTTTATGCTCGAGAATAATTCGGCAAAAGGGCTTTTGACTATTCTGAATGTAATTTTATTTACTGTTCCACTGGTTTCGATCCTTTTTTCTACGATTTATATTTACAACAGTTCCGAGTTTATTGAACTTTTGCTGAGCCAGCCTTTAAAACGAAAAAAAATCTGGATCAGTTTATTTGCGGGACTTTCTATTGCACTGGTTCTCGCTTTTTTTGCCGGCGCCGGAATTCCGCTCTTGATTAATGCGCCGGATACAGCAGGTTTCATGATGCTTTTGTCGGGATGTTTAATCACGGTCGTATTTGTTTCGCTGGCTTTTTTAAGCTGTATTTTAACACGCGACAAAGCCAAAGGAATTGGTATGGCGATTATGTTCTGGCTTTATTTTGCCATTCTTTTTGATGCTTTGGTGCTGTTTCTGTTGTTTCAGTTTGCCGAATATCCAATCGAAGAAGCCATGGTTGCCGTAACAGCTTTAAGCCCGATAGACCTTGCAAGAATACAAATTTTACTACATTTGGACCAGTCGGCGATGATGGGCTACACAGGCGCTATTTTCAAGGACTTTTTCGGGACTGCGGCAGGATTATTGATTTCTTTTCTGCTTCTTGTTTTATGGATTGTTGTTCCGTTTGCCGTTTCGGTTAGAAAATTTGATAAAAAAGATCTTTAA
- a CDS encoding group III truncated hemoglobin, with protein MKTDIRNKDDIEILVDAFYNKIKADATIGYLFTEVAMVNWQKHLPIMYDFWDNILFHTGNFDGNPMMKHRMLDKKSTLTEAHFKHWTKLWKKTVDDLFEGEKADEVKVRAENISKAMMNKVIA; from the coding sequence ATGAAAACAGATATTAGAAATAAAGATGATATAGAAATACTCGTCGACGCCTTTTATAATAAAATAAAGGCAGATGCCACGATTGGCTATTTATTTACAGAAGTAGCAATGGTTAACTGGCAGAAACACCTCCCGATCATGTATGATTTTTGGGATAACATTCTTTTTCATACCGGAAATTTTGACGGGAATCCTATGATGAAACACCGGATGCTGGACAAGAAAAGCACTTTGACCGAGGCCCATTTTAAGCACTGGACAAAGCTCTGGAAAAAAACAGTCGATGATTTATTTGAAGGCGAAAAGGCTGATGAAGTAAAAGTAAGGGCCGAGAATATATCGAAAGCAATGATGAATAAAGTAATTGCATAA
- a CDS encoding sensor histidine kinase, which produces MQKHSVKILIVDDKKENLLSLQVILADQGYEFVEATSGKDALRILLKNQDFAIILMDVQMPLMDGFETAELIRQSDKLKHVPIIFLTANMNTSDYIFKGYQSGAVDYMIKPLSAEILQAKVLVFTELYKKNKELQIKEEETTALNAKITKANEELEKQYEAIEKYAAELKKKNQELDAFTHISSHDLQEPLRKIQTFTNIILAREYDNLSPDGRIKFDRILYATNRMRELINDLLSFSRTNITDRVYENTDLNTMVENIKEALRENIKEKNAVIVTDLHGKINIIPFLFIQLLENLVNNALKFSKKDIPLQIEIKSRIASGKDLKNDKLLPLETYCHISFKDNGIGFDPEYSEKIFGVFQRLHSRDVYEGTGMGLAIVKKIVENHNGIILAAAQPMQGATFHIYIPQ; this is translated from the coding sequence ATGCAAAAACATTCGGTAAAAATATTAATCGTCGATGACAAGAAGGAAAACCTACTTTCGCTTCAGGTCATACTCGCAGATCAGGGATATGAGTTTGTAGAAGCTACATCTGGTAAAGATGCACTTCGGATTCTTCTTAAGAATCAGGATTTTGCCATCATTTTAATGGATGTGCAAATGCCTCTTATGGATGGATTTGAAACTGCAGAACTAATCCGACAGAGCGATAAACTCAAACATGTTCCTATTATTTTTCTAACCGCCAACATGAATACTTCCGATTATATTTTTAAAGGATATCAATCTGGCGCGGTTGATTATATGATTAAACCTTTGTCTGCTGAAATTTTGCAGGCCAAAGTTTTGGTTTTTACAGAATTATACAAGAAAAACAAAGAATTACAGATCAAAGAAGAAGAAACAACTGCACTGAATGCAAAAATTACAAAAGCTAATGAAGAGCTGGAAAAACAATATGAAGCAATAGAAAAATACGCCGCCGAATTAAAAAAGAAGAATCAGGAACTGGATGCTTTTACGCATATTTCCAGTCATGATTTACAGGAACCCCTCCGGAAAATACAAACTTTTACCAATATCATTCTGGCAAGGGAATACGACAACCTGAGTCCGGACGGCCGAATCAAGTTTGACCGGATTTTGTATGCCACAAACCGAATGCGCGAGCTTATAAACGATCTTTTGTCTTTTTCCCGAACCAATATCACAGACCGCGTTTACGAGAACACAGATCTCAATACTATGGTTGAAAACATCAAAGAAGCGTTGCGTGAAAATATTAAAGAAAAAAATGCCGTAATCGTAACCGATCTGCATGGAAAAATTAATATTATTCCGTTTTTGTTCATTCAGCTTCTCGAAAATTTAGTTAACAATGCGCTGAAATTTTCCAAAAAGGATATACCGCTTCAAATTGAAATTAAAAGCAGGATTGCAAGCGGAAAAGACCTGAAAAACGATAAGCTGCTGCCCCTTGAAACGTACTGCCACATTAGTTTTAAAGACAACGGAATAGGTTTTGATCCTGAATACAGCGAAAAAATATTTGGCGTTTTCCAAAGACTGCACAGCCGTGATGTATACGAAGGAACCGGCATGGGACTTGCTATTGTAAAAAAAATTGTCGAGAACCATAACGGTATAATCCTCGCTGCGGCACAGCCTATGCAGGGTGCGACATTTCATATTTACATACCGCAGTAA